In one Flavobacteriales bacterium genomic region, the following are encoded:
- a CDS encoding DUF6089 family protein, whose protein sequence is MHRWFLPLLLILNGLAVTGQVNELGLTVGATYYIGDLNPYRHYPKDTKLAGGIVFRHNLTDRYALRLQGLYGTLQAYDSDSPDSLQQLRNLHFRAPLFEASLLLEINFFKYRSKGKDAKKWTPFVFGGLAYFRASPKAQLDDTWYDLQQLGTEGQSTTQGDKLYAVDHMAIPFGAGLKLNAGRIDFQLEWGMRRTWTDYIDDVSGAYFDNDVLAFENGPLAAALADRSGLEDRIPGYSNTGRARGDANTRDWYVYSGLTITYVISRFSDCDEQYNWMKRRR, encoded by the coding sequence ATGCACCGCTGGTTCCTTCCTCTCCTGCTCATCCTGAACGGCTTGGCCGTCACCGGACAGGTGAATGAGCTTGGGCTGACCGTCGGCGCCACTTACTACATCGGCGACCTGAACCCCTACCGCCACTACCCGAAGGACACCAAGCTCGCCGGCGGCATCGTCTTCCGCCATAACCTCACCGACCGGTATGCCCTTCGGCTCCAAGGCCTTTACGGAACGCTCCAGGCCTACGACAGCGATTCGCCGGACAGCCTTCAGCAGCTGCGCAACCTCCACTTCCGGGCCCCGCTTTTCGAAGCCTCCCTGCTGCTCGAGATCAACTTCTTCAAGTACAGGTCCAAGGGCAAGGACGCGAAGAAGTGGACTCCCTTCGTCTTCGGCGGATTGGCCTACTTCAGGGCCAGTCCCAAGGCGCAGCTCGATGACACCTGGTACGACCTGCAGCAGCTGGGCACCGAAGGGCAAAGCACCACGCAAGGCGACAAGCTTTATGCGGTCGACCATATGGCGATTCCCTTCGGGGCAGGGCTCAAGCTCAATGCCGGCCGGATCGACTTCCAGCTGGAATGGGGCATGCGGCGCACCTGGACCGATTACATCGACGACGTGAGCGGCGCCTACTTCGACAACGACGTGCTAGCCTTCGAGAACGGGCCGCTCGCCGCAGCCCTGGCCGACCGGTCGGGGCTGGAGGACCGCATCCCCGGCTATAGCAACACGGGGCGGGCGCGCGGGGACGCCAACACGCGTGACTGGTACGTCTACTCCGGCCTCACCATCACCTATGTCATCAGCCGCTTCTCCGACTGCGATGAGCAGTATAACTGGATGAAGCGCAGGCGGTGA
- a CDS encoding isoprenyl transferase, which yields MENPQPHTDALKQRIDPDRVPKHIAIIMDGNGRWAELHGEQRIMGHASGVRSVREALTAATEIGVGYLTLYAFSTENWNRPRAEVDALMDLLVRTVVDEVEELHQNSVRLHAIGDIDSLPDRCRETLQRAIARTAGNSRITLTLALSYSARWELVRMAQTIAEEARAGRLEPSAIDESVVAGHLATRGMPDPELLIRTSGELRISNFLLWQIAYTELWFTPVLWPDFRKEHLFQAVLEYQGRERRFGKTSDQLATR from the coding sequence TTGGAGAATCCCCAGCCCCATACCGACGCCCTCAAGCAGCGCATCGACCCCGACAGGGTGCCGAAGCACATCGCCATCATCATGGACGGCAACGGCCGCTGGGCTGAGCTCCATGGCGAGCAACGCATCATGGGGCATGCGAGCGGCGTGCGGTCGGTGAGGGAGGCCCTCACCGCCGCCACCGAGATCGGCGTGGGCTACCTCACCCTCTATGCCTTCAGCACCGAGAACTGGAACCGGCCCCGCGCCGAGGTGGATGCGCTGATGGACCTGCTGGTGCGCACCGTGGTCGACGAGGTGGAGGAGCTCCATCAGAACAGCGTGCGGCTGCATGCCATCGGCGATATCGACAGCCTGCCGGACCGCTGCCGAGAGACCCTGCAGCGCGCCATCGCCCGTACCGCTGGCAACAGCCGCATCACCCTCACGCTTGCGCTGAGCTACAGCGCCCGTTGGGAGCTGGTGCGCATGGCGCAGACCATCGCCGAGGAGGCACGCGCCGGGCGGCTGGAGCCCTCCGCCATAGACGAGTCCGTGGTGGCAGGGCACCTGGCCACGCGCGGCATGCCTGATCCCGAACTGCTCATCCGCACGAGCGGAGAGCTCCGCATCAGCAACTTCCTGCTCTGGCAGATCGCCTACACCGAACTGTGGTTCACGCCTGTCCTGTGGCCCGATTTCCGCAAGGAGCACCTGTTCCAGGCCGTGCTCGAATACCAGGGCCGCGAGCGCCGCTTCGGCAAGACCAGCGACCAGTTGGCCACCCGTTGA
- the bamA gene encoding outer membrane protein assembly factor BamA, which produces MRALLVLTLAVASIAAAQAQQPSMDYGVPQTYEIGGITVSGTRTVDPNAVKLFSGLQVGDKVEVPGDRISRAVRNLWDQKLFSDVAVEAAEIRGRTIFLHIVVAEKPRLSRYKYNGVSKGEAEKLDEQVGLARGQQVNEALLARVRQSIRTYYVDKGFLMADVRMREVPDTLRSALENSVVLFVDVDRGARMRIQDVDFQGNEALADARLRRAMKKTKRKRWYNFLSGSKFIPAEYKADKARVIETYNNEGHRNAMITRDTMYQVSRKRVRVEVEVDEGQKFYFRNITWTGNTKYRTSRLDSILGIRKGDVYSKKTLDSRLYMNPTGRDVSSLYMDDGYLSFYPEPIEVMAEGDSIDLEIRVREGRQYRIRNVIIKGNSKTNEHVIRREIRTKPGQLFNRSDVIRTQREIAQLGYFDQEKLGVNPIPDPRTGLVDLEYTVEERPSDRLELSGGYGAGRVVMSLGLSFTNFSLRKITDPSSYQPLPAGDGQTLNLRAQTNGRFFQSYSLSFVEPWLGGRKPNALSFSVYHSVQTNGEARYVSTEAGRVENPRRQSLLISGITLGLGKRLQVPDDFFILRQNLSYQLYDLRNYSSGQVIFAFSNGTSNVLAYSAQLSRNSVDAPFFARSGSDVTVSVKATPPFSLLQPARDWAALPAEQRYNWAEFHKWKFTTQWFNRITRSKSQHDLVLMVRAGYGFLGRYNNAIGDSPFERFYLGGAALTGFQLDGREIVGLRGYDDFSLSPQTGNFVVSKYTAELRFPVSLNPQATIYTLGFVQAGNTWGSFDQFNPFKLYRSAGVGLRLFLPMFGPMGLDYGWRLDDVPTAPNMAKSQFHFTIGIDLGEL; this is translated from the coding sequence ATGCGCGCGCTCCTCGTCCTCACCCTTGCGGTTGCCAGCATCGCGGCAGCGCAGGCCCAGCAGCCCAGCATGGACTACGGGGTGCCTCAGACCTACGAGATCGGCGGCATCACCGTGAGCGGGACCCGCACGGTGGACCCGAACGCGGTGAAGCTCTTCAGCGGCCTGCAGGTAGGTGACAAGGTGGAGGTGCCCGGCGACCGCATCAGCCGCGCCGTGCGCAACCTGTGGGACCAGAAGCTGTTCAGCGACGTGGCGGTCGAAGCCGCCGAGATACGGGGGCGCACCATCTTCCTTCACATCGTGGTGGCTGAGAAGCCCAGACTGTCCCGCTACAAGTACAACGGCGTGAGCAAGGGCGAGGCCGAGAAGCTCGATGAGCAGGTGGGCCTGGCGCGCGGCCAGCAGGTGAACGAGGCGCTGCTGGCGCGCGTTCGGCAGTCCATCCGCACCTATTACGTGGACAAGGGCTTCCTCATGGCCGATGTGCGCATGCGCGAGGTGCCCGATACGCTGCGCTCAGCGCTGGAGAACAGCGTGGTGCTCTTCGTGGACGTGGACCGCGGCGCCCGTATGCGCATCCAGGACGTGGATTTCCAGGGCAACGAGGCGCTGGCCGATGCCCGCCTGCGGCGCGCCATGAAGAAGACCAAGCGCAAGCGCTGGTACAATTTCCTCTCCGGAAGCAAGTTCATCCCTGCGGAGTACAAAGCCGACAAGGCGCGGGTCATCGAGACCTACAACAATGAGGGCCACCGCAACGCCATGATCACGCGCGACACCATGTACCAGGTGAGCCGCAAGCGGGTGCGCGTCGAAGTGGAGGTGGACGAAGGGCAGAAGTTCTATTTCCGCAACATCACGTGGACCGGCAATACCAAGTACCGCACCAGCCGGCTGGACAGCATCCTGGGCATCCGCAAGGGCGATGTGTACAGCAAGAAGACCCTGGACAGCCGGCTGTACATGAATCCCACGGGCCGCGACGTGAGCTCCCTCTACATGGACGACGGCTACCTCTCCTTCTACCCGGAGCCGATCGAAGTGATGGCCGAAGGCGACAGCATCGACCTGGAGATCCGCGTCCGTGAGGGCCGCCAGTACCGCATCCGCAACGTGATCATCAAGGGGAACTCGAAGACCAACGAGCACGTCATCCGGCGCGAGATCCGCACCAAGCCCGGGCAGCTGTTCAATCGCAGCGATGTGATCCGCACTCAACGCGAAATCGCCCAGCTGGGCTACTTCGACCAGGAGAAGCTGGGCGTGAACCCCATCCCCGACCCGCGCACAGGCCTGGTGGACCTGGAGTACACCGTGGAGGAGCGGCCCAGCGACAGGCTGGAGCTGAGCGGAGGCTATGGCGCGGGCCGCGTGGTGATGAGCCTGGGGCTCTCCTTCACGAATTTCAGCCTGCGCAAGATCACGGACCCCTCGTCGTACCAGCCCCTGCCAGCCGGCGACGGGCAGACCCTGAATCTACGGGCGCAGACCAATGGCCGGTTCTTCCAGAGCTACAGCCTCTCCTTCGTGGAGCCCTGGCTGGGCGGGCGCAAGCCCAATGCGCTCAGCTTCTCCGTCTACCACAGCGTGCAGACCAACGGGGAGGCCCGCTACGTGAGCACCGAGGCCGGGCGCGTGGAGAACCCGCGGCGCCAATCGCTGCTCATCAGCGGCATCACCCTCGGCTTGGGCAAACGGCTACAGGTGCCGGACGACTTCTTCATCCTGCGCCAGAACCTCTCCTACCAGCTCTACGATCTGCGCAATTACAGCAGCGGCCAGGTCATCTTCGCCTTCAGCAACGGCACCAGCAACGTGCTCGCTTACAGCGCTCAGCTGTCGCGCAACTCGGTCGATGCGCCGTTCTTCGCCCGCTCCGGCTCCGATGTCACCGTTTCGGTGAAGGCCACACCGCCCTTCTCACTGCTCCAGCCGGCACGCGACTGGGCCGCCCTCCCGGCGGAGCAGCGCTACAACTGGGCGGAGTTCCACAAGTGGAAGTTCACCACGCAATGGTTCAACCGCATCACGCGATCCAAGAGCCAGCACGACCTGGTGCTGATGGTGCGCGCAGGCTACGGCTTCCTGGGCCGATACAACAATGCCATCGGCGACTCGCCCTTCGAGCGCTTCTACCTCGGCGGAGCGGCGCTCACCGGCTTCCAGCTGGACGGCCGTGAAATCGTGGGGCTCCGCGGCTACGACGACTTCTCCCTGTCGCCCCAGACCGGCAACTTCGTGGTGAGCAAGTACACGGCCGAGCTGCGCTTCCCGGTTTCGCTCAACCCCCAGGCCACCATCTACACCCTCGGCTTCGTCCAGGCCGGCAACACCTGGGGCAGCTTCGACCAGTTCAACCCCTTCAAGCTCTATCGCAGCGCGGGCGTCGGTCTCCGCCTATTCCTGCCCATGTTCGGCCCCATGGGACTCGACTACGGATGGCGCCTGGACGATGTCCCAACGGCCCCGAACATGGCCAAGAGCCAGTTCCATTTCACCATCGGCATAGATCTTGGCGAGCTCTAG
- a CDS encoding OmpH family outer membrane protein has protein sequence MRRLLRSAILALLPLMAALPANAQRVAFVNTKYILDQLPEYETAQKELDRLSKQWQEEIDERHQTIRRLRDAYNAEAILLTEDMKRSRLEEIESKERDARDLQKRRFGPQGDLFKKRQELIQPIQDRVYNAVKEVAGTSYVAVFDIGGQNGGNLLFASDKYDKSDAVLKKLGIRPKREGTGPAKDDEEFGEPPQEEPGKDGGRDGGRNQAAPRTGGGEEKQPR, from the coding sequence ATGCGCCGCCTCCTCCGTTCCGCGATCCTCGCGCTGCTGCCCCTGATGGCGGCATTGCCGGCCAACGCCCAGCGCGTGGCCTTCGTGAACACCAAGTACATCCTCGATCAGCTGCCCGAGTACGAAACGGCCCAGAAGGAGCTGGACCGCCTCTCCAAGCAATGGCAGGAGGAGATCGATGAGCGACACCAGACCATCAGGCGCCTGCGCGATGCATACAACGCCGAGGCCATCCTGCTCACCGAGGACATGAAGCGCTCCCGCTTGGAGGAAATCGAATCAAAGGAGCGTGATGCGCGCGACCTGCAGAAGCGGCGGTTCGGCCCGCAGGGCGACCTCTTCAAGAAGCGCCAGGAGCTGATCCAGCCGATCCAGGACCGTGTCTACAACGCGGTGAAGGAAGTGGCCGGCACCAGCTATGTCGCCGTGTTCGACATCGGCGGGCAGAACGGCGGCAACCTGCTGTTCGCCAGCGACAAGTACGACAAGAGCGACGCCGTGCTCAAGAAGCTCGGCATCCGCCCCAAGCGCGAGGGCACCGGACCAGCCAAGGACGACGAGGAGTTCGGCGAGCCCCCCCAGGAGGAGCCCGGCAAGGACGGCGGTCGGGATGGCGGCCGCAACCAAGCCGCGCCACGCACCGGCGGCGGTGAAGAGAAACAACCACGATGA
- a CDS encoding OmpH family outer membrane protein, producing MMKQLVLTLCLLFATGQAAMAQQVKLGHIDRQKLLLTLPERKGAEEKMQAFAKTLDERLKAMGAEYQAKVADAQARADKMTQTEKEMAVREINELEQRIQTAQEKAQEDLAKQEEELLKPMVERTNQAIKDVADEKGFTYIFDISTGFVLYFDKGEDIMPLVKAKLGIQ from the coding sequence ATGATGAAGCAACTCGTTCTCACCCTCTGCCTTCTCTTCGCTACAGGGCAAGCGGCAATGGCCCAGCAGGTCAAGCTCGGCCACATCGACCGCCAAAAACTGCTGCTGACCCTGCCCGAGCGCAAGGGCGCCGAGGAGAAGATGCAGGCCTTCGCCAAGACCCTCGATGAGCGGCTGAAGGCCATGGGTGCGGAGTACCAGGCCAAGGTGGCCGATGCGCAGGCCCGCGCCGACAAGATGACCCAGACGGAGAAGGAAATGGCCGTGCGCGAGATCAATGAGCTCGAGCAGCGCATCCAGACAGCCCAGGAGAAGGCCCAGGAGGACCTCGCGAAGCAGGAGGAAGAGCTCCTGAAGCCGATGGTGGAGCGCACCAACCAGGCCATCAAGGATGTGGCTGACGAGAAGGGCTTCACCTACATCTTCGACATCAGCACCGGCTTCGTCCTTTACTTTGACAAGGGCGAGGACATCATGCCCCTGGTGAAGGCCAAGCTGGGCATCCAATAA
- the murI gene encoding glutamate racemase: protein MAGSDRPIGIFDSGIGGLTVAAAIRQALPRERLLYFGDNLHMPYGARSLSEVRGFSMGITEALLAQGCKLIVIACNTASAAALAEVRRRWPELAFVGMEPAVKPAAEQTRTGVVGVIATVATFQSELYASIVERFSQGVEVLHQPCPGLVKQIEAGEFDTPATEAMLRGWLEPMIARNIDALVLGCTHYPIVRPLIERIVGPHVRVIDPAPAVARQTARLLEERGLLAPTDAAGGMRIWTSGSPAAFRSMMRRMGLPDAPVAQAAWFDGALSLP, encoded by the coding sequence GTGGCCGGCAGCGACCGCCCCATCGGCATCTTCGATTCCGGTATCGGCGGGCTGACGGTGGCAGCGGCCATTCGGCAGGCGCTCCCCCGGGAGCGCCTGCTCTATTTCGGGGACAACCTGCACATGCCCTACGGCGCACGTTCGCTCAGCGAGGTGCGCGGGTTCTCCATGGGCATCACCGAGGCGCTCCTCGCCCAGGGATGCAAGCTCATCGTCATCGCCTGCAACACGGCCAGCGCGGCCGCCCTGGCCGAGGTGCGCCGGCGCTGGCCCGAGCTGGCCTTCGTGGGCATGGAGCCGGCCGTGAAGCCTGCCGCCGAGCAGACGCGCACCGGCGTGGTGGGGGTGATCGCCACGGTGGCCACCTTCCAGAGCGAGCTCTACGCATCCATCGTGGAGCGCTTCTCCCAAGGCGTGGAGGTGCTGCATCAGCCCTGCCCGGGCCTGGTGAAGCAGATCGAGGCGGGCGAATTCGATACGCCTGCCACGGAAGCGATGCTGCGCGGATGGCTCGAGCCCATGATAGCGCGGAACATCGATGCCCTGGTGCTGGGCTGCACGCACTACCCCATCGTACGGCCGCTGATCGAGCGCATCGTGGGGCCGCACGTTCGGGTCATCGACCCCGCTCCTGCGGTGGCGCGCCAGACCGCACGGCTGCTCGAGGAGCGGGGGCTCCTGGCTCCCACTGATGCTGCGGGCGGCATGCGCATCTGGACGAGCGGCAGTCCGGCAGCGTTCCGAAGCATGATGCGCCGCATGGGCTTGCCCGACGCCCCGGTGGCACAGGCCGCCTGGTTCGATGGCGCGCTCAGCCTTCCTTGA
- a CDS encoding gamma carbonic anhydrase family protein, translated as MALIRSVRGFSPRFGGDCYLAETAVVIGDTVMGDGCSVWFNAVVRGDVNAIRIGHRVNIQDGAVLHCTYERAALTIGSDVSIGHNAIVHGCTVMDKVLIGMGAIVMDHAVIGEGSVIAAGAVVLQNTVVEPGSLMAGVPAKRIGPVSADLSRNEIERIARNYGMYASWFKEG; from the coding sequence ATGGCACTGATACGGAGCGTACGGGGCTTCAGCCCGCGATTCGGAGGCGACTGCTACTTGGCGGAGACGGCTGTGGTGATCGGTGACACCGTGATGGGCGACGGCTGCAGCGTCTGGTTCAATGCCGTGGTGCGCGGCGATGTGAACGCCATCCGCATCGGCCATCGGGTGAACATCCAGGACGGCGCGGTGCTGCACTGCACCTACGAGCGCGCAGCGCTCACCATCGGCAGCGATGTGAGCATCGGGCATAATGCCATCGTGCACGGGTGCACGGTGATGGACAAGGTGCTCATCGGCATGGGGGCCATCGTGATGGACCATGCCGTGATCGGCGAGGGCAGCGTGATCGCTGCGGGAGCGGTGGTGCTGCAGAATACCGTGGTCGAGCCCGGCAGCCTCATGGCCGGGGTTCCTGCCAAGCGCATCGGCCCGGTGAGCGCGGACCTATCGCGGAACGAGATCGAGCGGATCGCCCGCAACTATGGCATGTACGCCTCCTGGTTCAAGGAAGGCTGA
- a CDS encoding heavy metal-associated domain-containing protein has protein sequence MRTIVTALLIGCWISLAAQKAPAHLDIVSSTVCDMCVQTIEGELIYEKGVKKVVVDLASSTVHIEYDARKNSPAGLRAALVKLGYSADGVPGDPKAFAKLPDCCQKEGCGKLPETKP, from the coding sequence ATGAGAACCATCGTTACCGCTCTGCTCATCGGCTGCTGGATCAGCCTTGCCGCACAGAAGGCCCCCGCGCACCTCGATATCGTGAGCAGTACGGTCTGCGACATGTGCGTGCAGACCATCGAGGGGGAGCTCATCTATGAGAAGGGAGTGAAGAAGGTCGTGGTGGATCTGGCCTCCTCCACCGTCCATATCGAGTACGACGCACGGAAGAACAGTCCCGCTGGCCTGCGCGCGGCATTGGTGAAGCTCGGTTACTCGGCCGATGGCGTGCCCGGCGACCCCAAGGCCTTCGCCAAGCTGCCGGATTGCTGCCAGAAGGAGGGCTGCGGCAAGCTGCCTGAAACGAAGCCCTGA
- a CDS encoding TonB-dependent receptor, which translates to MHPVRSIVFSALALAPPALAQEVKGVVTALEGGETLPAANVHWIGTTIGTATDQDGAFAIPAPGRWPARLVASFVGYKPDTLLLKEPPTAPLRFTLRWAVEIGPVEVVERVQGTQLSTRTINSTEIIGQKELKRAACCDLSESFETNATVDVSFSDAVSGTKTIRMLGLDGKYAQMSLENVPFVRGLSIASGLTLIPGTWIKDINLSKGIGTAVNGPNAMTGQIDLCLLNPLEEPPLFVNLYGNSQGRLEANVHTAQRTGEHSANLLLLHGNWFDQAMDQNGDGLLDMPRTKRLNAANRWMRLDERRSSQVLVRAVHDERRGGQDGMSAAAPEAHAHTLHGPYAIEVLNRMLDAVMKHGWVFRNNPTRSIGLIAAGRWHESRSLYGLRRYDGEQRSAYASIVYQQLLGDGRDQVKAGLTLQFDDYRELFRNDTLQRLDLGRTERMPGAFVEHTLKRERLTVVSGLRLDANDRFGEALSPRVHAKYDLGPLTAIRASAGYGFRTANPLVEQAAVMASSRYVAMEGELGMERSWNFGASVLHKFKWLGRKWAVGMDAYRTEFRTQLVADMDRDPLTLAFYMLDGPSNATSVLTDVQVELTRTLLLKLSHRWYEVRTTYDGRLLDRPFTPSHRGLIDLAYASRDERWRFDISLNVFGQGRIPDTRPNPVEELRFPERSPAYSTLHAQVTHVAGAWEFYLGGENLTGTLQQRQVIAPDDPYGPYFDASLIWGPTNKAMVYGGLRYTLQTKNPS; encoded by the coding sequence ATGCATCCCGTACGTTCAATCGTCTTTTCCGCATTGGCGCTCGCACCGCCGGCCCTGGCCCAGGAGGTCAAGGGCGTCGTCACCGCGCTGGAGGGCGGGGAGACCCTGCCTGCGGCCAACGTCCATTGGATCGGCACCACGATCGGCACCGCCACCGATCAGGATGGTGCATTCGCCATTCCTGCTCCAGGCCGCTGGCCTGCCCGGCTGGTGGCCTCCTTCGTGGGATACAAGCCCGATACCCTGCTGCTGAAGGAGCCCCCCACGGCGCCATTGCGGTTCACCCTTCGGTGGGCGGTGGAGATCGGCCCCGTGGAGGTGGTGGAGCGTGTCCAGGGCACCCAGCTCAGCACCCGCACCATCAATTCCACCGAGATCATCGGCCAGAAGGAGCTGAAGCGCGCCGCCTGCTGCGACCTGAGCGAGAGCTTCGAGACGAATGCCACGGTGGACGTGAGCTTCAGCGATGCGGTCTCCGGGACCAAGACCATCCGCATGCTCGGACTCGACGGCAAGTACGCGCAGATGAGTCTGGAGAACGTGCCCTTCGTCCGCGGACTCTCCATCGCCTCCGGGCTCACGCTGATACCGGGCACATGGATCAAGGACATCAACCTGAGCAAAGGCATCGGCACGGCGGTGAACGGCCCCAACGCCATGACCGGCCAGATCGACCTGTGCCTGCTGAACCCGTTGGAGGAGCCGCCGCTGTTCGTGAACCTATACGGGAACAGCCAGGGACGCCTGGAGGCAAACGTGCACACCGCGCAGCGCACCGGTGAGCATAGCGCCAACCTGCTCCTGCTGCACGGGAATTGGTTCGACCAGGCCATGGACCAGAACGGTGATGGCCTGCTGGACATGCCCCGCACCAAGCGCCTCAATGCGGCGAACCGATGGATGCGCCTCGATGAGCGCCGGAGCTCGCAGGTGCTGGTGAGGGCGGTGCATGATGAGCGGCGGGGCGGCCAGGATGGAATGAGCGCGGCAGCCCCTGAGGCGCATGCCCATACCCTCCATGGGCCTTACGCCATCGAGGTCCTCAACCGCATGCTCGATGCTGTCATGAAGCACGGGTGGGTTTTCCGCAACAACCCCACCAGGAGCATCGGCCTCATCGCTGCCGGCCGCTGGCATGAGTCGCGGTCCCTCTACGGGCTCCGTCGGTACGATGGCGAGCAGCGCAGCGCGTATGCGAGCATTGTCTATCAGCAGCTGCTGGGCGATGGCAGGGACCAGGTGAAGGCCGGTCTGACGCTCCAATTCGATGATTACCGCGAACTGTTCCGCAACGACACATTACAGCGCCTCGATCTGGGCCGCACGGAGCGCATGCCCGGCGCCTTCGTGGAGCATACGTTGAAGCGGGAGCGGCTCACGGTGGTCTCCGGCCTGCGGCTTGATGCCAACGACCGCTTCGGCGAAGCGCTGAGCCCCCGAGTCCACGCGAAGTACGACCTCGGCCCGCTCACCGCCATCCGCGCCAGTGCTGGGTATGGGTTCCGCACCGCGAATCCCCTAGTCGAGCAGGCGGCTGTGATGGCCAGTTCGCGCTATGTGGCCATGGAGGGCGAGCTGGGCATGGAGCGATCATGGAATTTCGGCGCCTCTGTCCTGCACAAGTTCAAATGGCTCGGACGGAAGTGGGCGGTGGGCATGGATGCGTATCGCACCGAGTTCCGCACGCAGCTGGTCGCAGACATGGACCGCGATCCCCTGACGCTCGCCTTCTACATGCTGGACGGACCGTCCAATGCCACCAGCGTGCTCACGGATGTGCAAGTGGAACTCACCCGGACGCTCCTGCTCAAGCTCAGTCATCGCTGGTACGAGGTGCGCACCACCTACGACGGCCGCCTCCTCGACCGTCCCTTTACGCCCTCGCACCGGGGCCTCATTGACTTGGCCTACGCCAGCCGCGATGAGCGCTGGCGGTTCGACATCAGCCTGAACGTCTTCGGCCAGGGCCGGATACCGGATACGCGTCCCAATCCCGTGGAGGAGCTCCGCTTCCCGGAGCGCTCTCCGGCATACTCCACCTTGCATGCGCAGGTCACGCATGTGGCAGGTGCTTGGGAGTTCTACTTGGGAGGCGAGAACCTGACAGGAACCCTGCAGCAGCGCCAGGTGATTGCGCCCGACGATCCCTATGGCCCGTACTTTGACGCCAGTTTGATCTGGGGGCCCACCAACAAGGCCATGGTCTATGGCGGTCTCCGCTACACCCTTCAAACGAAGAACCCATCATGA
- a CDS encoding NifU family protein: METAMKRPPVTVYAEMTPNPATMRFVSSRLLVQDGRLLEFRAPDEPVGVSPLAEKVFNLPFVTAVFISGNFISVTKNASVDWDLVQLELREYIQDYLNTDGRVVYEDAPAQALADANERATTHAAPAGPDDERIIRVLEEYIRPAVEGDGGHIAFKSFTDGVVTVSLRGSCSGCPSSMVTLKQGIENLLRHEVPGVREVVAEEL, from the coding sequence ATGGAAACCGCCATGAAGCGCCCGCCGGTCACCGTATATGCCGAGATGACGCCCAACCCCGCCACGATGCGATTCGTGAGCAGCCGGCTGCTGGTGCAGGACGGCCGCTTGCTGGAGTTCCGCGCACCGGACGAGCCGGTGGGCGTATCGCCGCTGGCCGAGAAGGTGTTCAACCTGCCCTTCGTCACGGCCGTCTTCATCAGCGGCAACTTCATCAGCGTCACCAAGAACGCATCGGTGGACTGGGACCTCGTACAGCTGGAGCTGCGCGAGTACATCCAGGACTACCTGAACACCGATGGCCGCGTGGTGTACGAGGATGCCCCGGCACAGGCCCTGGCCGATGCCAACGAGCGCGCCACCACGCATGCTGCGCCCGCAGGCCCCGATGATGAGCGGATCATCCGCGTGCTGGAGGAATACATCCGCCCGGCCGTGGAGGGCGATGGCGGGCACATCGCCTTCAAATCGTTCACGGATGGCGTTGTCACCGTGTCCCTCCGCGGTTCCTGCAGCGGATGCCCCAGCAGCATGGTCACCTTGAAGCAGGGCATCGAGAACCTCTTGCGGCACGAAGTGCCCGGCGTGCGCGAGGTGGTGGCGGAGGAACTGTAG
- a CDS encoding TonB-dependent receptor, whose amino-acid sequence MRNLRALPTLAALALCGALHAQGLGEVRGRVFGTDGQPLPMANVFTRVNGELFGTTTDLDGRFVLKPLDPGRYAITVSFTGNQPQEFPGIAVTADRASHLPDVRMKPKQFDDVEVIEYRRKRIEVDDPSRMSLLAEEFEKDPTRRDPIQFLGKNFAGVTPTPNGDGLYFRGSRSENMVSFIDGVKVSGTVPRIPPSAISSVSVYTGGLPARYGDVTGGVVVIETKSYAEMLQHARMLAAERSAQSTDPD is encoded by the coding sequence ATGCGCAACCTCAGAGCACTACCCACCCTTGCGGCGCTTGCCTTGTGCGGCGCCCTCCATGCCCAGGGCCTCGGCGAGGTCCGCGGCCGTGTCTTCGGCACCGATGGCCAGCCCCTGCCGATGGCCAACGTGTTCACGCGCGTGAACGGCGAGCTCTTCGGCACCACCACCGACCTGGATGGCCGCTTCGTGCTGAAGCCGCTCGACCCCGGCCGCTATGCGATCACCGTCTCCTTCACCGGGAATCAGCCGCAGGAGTTCCCGGGCATTGCGGTGACCGCCGACCGCGCCAGCCATCTGCCCGATGTGCGGATGAAGCCCAAGCAATTCGACGATGTGGAGGTGATCGAATACCGCCGCAAGCGCATCGAGGTCGATGACCCCAGCCGGATGAGCCTTCTCGCCGAGGAATTCGAGAAAGACCCCACCCGGCGCGATCCGATCCAATTCCTGGGCAAGAACTTCGCGGGCGTGACACCCACCCCGAACGGCGACGGCCTCTACTTCCGCGGCTCGCGCTCAGAGAACATGGTGAGCTTCATCGATGGCGTGAAGGTGAGCGGAACGGTGCCGCGCATTCCGCCATCTGCAATCAGCAGCGTGAGCGTATACACCGGCGGCTTGCCAGCGCGCTACGGCGATGTCACCGGCGGGGTGGTGGTGATCGAGACCAAGTCGTACGCCGAGATGCTGCAGCACGCGCGGATGCTGGCGGCCGAGCGCAGCGCGCAAAGCACGGACCCGGACTGA